Proteins from a single region of Noviherbaspirillum saxi:
- a CDS encoding fumarylacetoacetate hydrolase family protein — translation MKLMRYGKKGNEKPAALDANGQVCDLSSVISDIDASSLSPTGLAKLAEVDLNRLPIVTDVGRIAPPYAGMGKFICVGLNYADHAAESNLPVPPEPVLFMKAASALIGCNDPVVLPQGSVKTDWEVELGVVIGTKARYVSEDTALDHVAGYCVVNDISEREYQIERAGQWDKGKGCDTFGPVGPWLVTRDEVPDPQNLDMWLEVNGKRFQNGSTRTMVYKVAHLVSYISRFMTLYPGDIISTGTPPGVGMGQKPLPIYLKAGDVMRLGIAGLGEQRQTVHEWNPSLIDD, via the coding sequence ATGAAGTTGATGCGATACGGGAAAAAAGGCAACGAGAAACCGGCAGCACTGGATGCGAACGGACAGGTGTGCGACCTGTCGTCGGTCATTTCGGATATCGACGCAAGCAGTCTCTCGCCAACTGGCTTGGCCAAGCTGGCTGAGGTCGATCTGAATCGCCTGCCGATCGTCACCGACGTGGGCCGCATCGCGCCGCCCTATGCGGGGATGGGCAAGTTCATTTGCGTTGGTTTGAACTATGCCGACCATGCCGCGGAATCGAATCTGCCTGTACCGCCGGAACCGGTGCTGTTCATGAAAGCGGCCAGCGCATTGATCGGCTGTAACGATCCGGTTGTACTGCCGCAGGGCTCGGTGAAGACCGACTGGGAAGTCGAACTGGGTGTCGTGATCGGCACCAAGGCGCGCTACGTAAGCGAAGATACTGCGCTGGATCATGTTGCCGGATACTGCGTGGTGAACGACATCTCCGAGCGCGAATATCAGATCGAACGCGCAGGCCAGTGGGACAAGGGCAAGGGCTGCGATACCTTCGGACCGGTCGGCCCCTGGCTGGTCACGCGCGACGAAGTACCCGATCCGCAAAACCTGGACATGTGGCTGGAAGTAAACGGCAAGCGCTTTCAGAACGGCAGCACCCGCACCATGGTCTACAAGGTTGCCCACCTGGTCAGCTACATCAGCCGCTTCATGACACTCTATCCAGGAGATATCATCAGCACCGGAACGCCGCCGGGCGTCGGCATGGGACAAAAGCCGTTACCGATTTATCTCAAGGCCGGTGATGTCATGCGACTGGGAATAGCGGGTCTGGGCGAACAGCGGCAGACAGTGCATGAATGGAATCCGTCGCTGATCGACGACTGA
- a CDS encoding SDR family oxidoreductase — protein sequence MPRLSNKIALVTAAGQGIGRATVEAFVREGAQVIATDINEDLLSTLTGCTTRRLDVTNADAIAALGREFGRVDVLFNCAGYVDHGNILECNEEAWDFSFDLNVRSMYRMMRTFLPAMIEGGGGSIINISSAASSIKGVPNRFVYGASKAAIIGMTKSVAADFVTKGIRCNAICPGTIESPSLRQRIETQARNSGQSLEAVEAAFVARQPLGRVGKASEIAALAVYLASDESAFTTGTTQVIDGGWSN from the coding sequence ATGCCTCGTCTGTCAAACAAGATTGCCCTCGTCACCGCAGCCGGTCAGGGTATCGGCCGCGCCACTGTTGAGGCCTTTGTGCGCGAAGGCGCACAGGTGATCGCCACCGACATCAACGAGGACTTGTTATCGACGCTCACGGGATGCACTACCCGACGTCTGGATGTCACTAACGCCGACGCCATCGCTGCACTGGGCAGGGAGTTCGGGCGCGTGGATGTGCTGTTCAATTGCGCGGGATATGTCGATCACGGCAATATTCTGGAATGCAATGAAGAAGCCTGGGACTTTTCGTTCGACCTGAATGTGCGCAGCATGTACCGCATGATGCGCACGTTTCTGCCGGCCATGATAGAAGGCGGCGGAGGATCCATCATCAATATCTCGTCGGCCGCATCCAGCATCAAGGGTGTGCCAAACCGCTTCGTGTATGGTGCGAGCAAAGCGGCTATCATCGGAATGACGAAATCGGTCGCCGCCGATTTTGTCACCAAAGGCATACGCTGCAATGCAATCTGCCCCGGTACGATCGAGTCGCCATCACTGCGCCAACGGATAGAAACTCAGGCGCGCAATAGCGGACAGAGTCTGGAAGCGGTTGAAGCGGCATTCGTTGCACGGCAGCCGCTGGGACGGGTAGGCAAGGCAAGCGAGATCGCGGCACTGGCCGTTTATCTCGCCTCCGACGAATCCGCATTCACGACGGGTACGACCCAGGTGATTGACGGCGGTTGGTCCAATTAA
- a CDS encoding mannitol dehydrogenase family protein codes for MPELLSLRTLPKLAPAIRPGYDPAALRSGIVHLGSGAFHRAHQALYTEIALASGSRDWGIIGASLRQASAGTLLRAQDGLYSVLTKGESDTSIRVIGCVREVIYTPDDPRRLPALIGSAETRIVSLTVTEKGYTLEPATRALDFSHPDIAHDLRAPEAPTSAVGTLFAGLHARRLAHGQPLTVMSCDNLQHNGKVLRRLVLAFAEAVDKVTAQWIVANVCFPDTMVDRIVPATTTSTLQEVRELLGVEDRAAVWGEPFRQWVIQDNFGAGRPMWEAGGAQIVADVQPFEEMKLRLLNSSNSMLAYLGYLGGDEYIYQAMRAPSYATLVRRFMKEEAAPTLSPVPGQDLDTYQAQLLERFANSSLPHRCYQIAMDGSQKLPQRLLSILRDNLAAGRPIRLGALGLAAWMRYVSGIDEQGKPILVQDPIAGQLEKMARSDPSDIVDRVLSIRSMFGDNLPQSQRLRNELIAALDHLQRYGSRTTVAAYAERR; via the coding sequence ATGCCGGAACTGCTCTCGCTTCGCACCTTGCCCAAGCTTGCCCCCGCAATCCGCCCCGGCTACGATCCTGCGGCCTTGAGATCGGGCATCGTCCATCTCGGTTCCGGCGCATTTCATCGGGCACATCAGGCGCTGTACACCGAAATCGCGCTCGCCTCGGGTTCGCGCGACTGGGGCATCATCGGCGCGAGCTTGCGGCAAGCCAGCGCCGGCACGCTTTTGCGCGCGCAGGACGGTCTCTATTCCGTATTGACGAAAGGCGAATCCGACACCAGCATCAGAGTGATCGGTTGCGTGCGGGAGGTGATTTACACACCCGATGATCCGCGACGCCTGCCCGCGCTGATCGGCTCGGCAGAGACACGTATCGTGTCGCTCACCGTCACCGAAAAAGGCTATACCCTGGAGCCGGCTACCCGCGCACTGGATTTCTCACATCCAGATATCGCACACGATTTGCGCGCGCCGGAAGCACCGACAAGCGCGGTCGGAACGCTGTTCGCCGGTCTGCATGCGCGACGGCTCGCGCATGGACAGCCGCTCACCGTGATGAGCTGCGACAACCTGCAACACAATGGAAAAGTGTTGCGGCGACTCGTCCTTGCGTTCGCGGAAGCGGTGGACAAAGTAACGGCGCAATGGATTGTCGCCAACGTCTGTTTCCCCGACACCATGGTAGACCGCATCGTGCCTGCGACGACAACGTCCACGCTCCAGGAAGTCCGCGAGCTGCTCGGCGTCGAAGACAGAGCGGCAGTATGGGGTGAGCCGTTCCGGCAGTGGGTTATCCAGGACAACTTCGGCGCGGGTCGTCCGATGTGGGAAGCAGGCGGAGCACAAATCGTCGCGGACGTGCAACCCTTCGAGGAAATGAAGCTGCGCCTGCTCAACAGCAGCAATTCCATGCTTGCCTATCTGGGCTATCTGGGCGGTGATGAATACATATACCAGGCAATGCGCGCGCCCTCCTACGCGACACTGGTGCGGCGCTTCATGAAAGAGGAAGCGGCGCCGACCCTTTCCCCCGTACCGGGGCAGGATCTTGATACTTACCAGGCGCAGTTGCTTGAACGTTTCGCAAACTCTTCGCTGCCGCATCGCTGTTATCAGATCGCGATGGACGGCTCGCAAAAGCTTCCGCAGCGCCTGCTGTCCATTTTGCGCGACAACCTTGCTGCAGGGCGTCCAATCCGGCTGGGCGCGCTGGGATTGGCGGCATGGATGCGCTATGTCAGCGGCATAGATGAGCAGGGAAAACCGATCCTGGTGCAAGACCCTATCGCGGGGCAACTGGAAAAGATGGCGCGCAGCGATCCATCCGACATCGTCGACCGGGTCCTGTCGATCCGGTCGATGTTCGGCGACAATCTGCCGCAAAGCCAGCGACTCAGGAATGAATTGATTGCCGCGCTCGATCATTTGCAACGCTACGGCAGCCGTACGACCGTCGCCGCTTATGCGGAGCGGCGCTGA
- a CDS encoding winged helix-turn-helix transcriptional regulator — protein MDESYGQFCTVARGAEALCERWTPLVVRELLLGSRRFNDLHRGVPRMSTSLLSQRLRHLEEIGVIRRTAVGKVWEYSLTEAGDELRPIIMALGTWGARWMGSRLRDNELDASLLMWDIRRSVRIAEFPPRPVVIQFLFHDARTGEKMWWLIVDNGTADLCRDDPGRDPILIVRSSVRALTEVWMGDRTPKEVLQARELRVEGPSHDAEDLWRWLGTGTFAAIRATATANRAPYDTA, from the coding sequence ATGGATGAAAGCTATGGTCAGTTCTGTACGGTGGCGCGCGGCGCCGAAGCATTGTGCGAACGCTGGACGCCACTCGTCGTGCGCGAATTGCTGCTGGGAAGCAGGCGCTTCAATGACTTGCATCGGGGCGTGCCGCGCATGTCCACCAGTTTGCTGTCGCAGCGCTTGCGCCATCTGGAAGAAATCGGGGTAATACGCCGCACGGCTGTCGGCAAGGTCTGGGAATACAGCCTGACCGAAGCCGGCGATGAGTTAAGGCCCATCATCATGGCCCTCGGGACTTGGGGCGCACGCTGGATGGGCAGCCGCCTGCGCGACAATGAACTGGATGCCTCTTTACTGATGTGGGATATACGGCGTTCGGTACGTATTGCGGAATTCCCGCCACGCCCGGTTGTCATCCAGTTCCTGTTCCATGATGCACGCACCGGCGAGAAAATGTGGTGGCTGATTGTCGACAACGGCACCGCCGACTTGTGTCGCGACGACCCTGGGCGCGATCCGATCCTGATCGTGCGATCGAGCGTACGCGCACTGACCGAAGTATGGATGGGCGACCGAACGCCGAAGGAAGTGTTGCAGGCCAGGGAGTTGCGCGTGGAAGGTCCATCGCACGATGCCGAAGATCTCTGGCGCTGGCTGGGAACGGGGACGTTCGCCGCAATCCGCGCCACGGCCACTGCAAACAGGGCGCCTTACGATACGGCGTGA
- the pyk gene encoding pyruvate kinase, whose amino-acid sequence MNTRIGVRRKRNTKILATLGPASSTPEIIRELYENGADIFRLNFSHGSYADHRSRYQAIRSLEKESSRPIGILLDLQGPKLRLGTFAAGKETLKAGQSFRLDLDPTPGNKDRAPLLHPEIFAAVQPGHELLIDDGKVRLRIVSCGSNYAETVVVNSGTVSDRKGVNVPGTILPLSALTEKDKADLEFGLELGVDWIALSFVQCPEDVIELKTIVAGRAAVMAKLEKPSAIDSLDAIVEQADGVMVARGDLGVELPAELVPVLQKRIVRACREAGKPVVVATQMLESMIAAPTPTRAEASDVATAVYDGADAVMLSAESASGAYPVEAVRMMDRIITSIESDPLQRTMMNAVIHRKNESATDAICAAIRTVADILPVVATVTYTSSGATTLRVAHERPRTPILSLTPNLHVSRRLALVWGVHSVCAPDVGSIEEMVDNAVRAAAQHGFSVPMLPLVVVAGTPFGVPGSTNLMRIVWPSSTAASIAGVSAEELATTEPNSGYRMRDPYFLPIGSE is encoded by the coding sequence ATGAATACCAGAATTGGCGTACGCCGCAAACGTAATACGAAAATCCTGGCGACCCTCGGTCCTGCCAGTTCGACACCGGAAATCATCCGTGAGCTGTATGAAAACGGTGCGGATATTTTCCGGTTGAACTTCAGCCACGGCTCATATGCAGATCATCGCAGCCGATATCAAGCGATCCGCAGTCTCGAGAAAGAGTCCAGCCGCCCTATAGGAATTTTGCTCGACTTGCAGGGCCCTAAGCTTAGGCTTGGCACGTTCGCCGCCGGAAAAGAAACACTCAAAGCAGGTCAATCGTTCCGGCTTGATCTCGATCCGACTCCTGGCAATAAAGATCGTGCACCGCTCTTGCATCCGGAAATTTTCGCTGCGGTTCAGCCGGGACATGAATTGCTTATCGACGATGGCAAAGTAAGGCTGCGTATCGTCTCCTGTGGCTCAAACTATGCTGAAACCGTTGTAGTCAATTCCGGTACGGTCTCTGACCGCAAAGGCGTCAACGTTCCTGGAACGATTTTGCCGTTGTCTGCATTGACGGAAAAGGATAAGGCAGACCTCGAATTCGGCCTCGAACTTGGAGTGGACTGGATCGCACTATCATTTGTACAGTGTCCCGAGGACGTGATTGAATTGAAAACCATCGTTGCCGGACGCGCGGCGGTAATGGCAAAACTAGAAAAACCGTCTGCGATCGATTCCCTCGATGCCATTGTCGAACAGGCGGACGGCGTCATGGTAGCGCGGGGTGACCTGGGGGTCGAGTTGCCGGCGGAGCTGGTACCCGTACTGCAAAAGCGAATTGTTCGCGCATGCCGGGAAGCGGGAAAACCGGTGGTAGTGGCCACTCAAATGCTCGAGTCGATGATTGCCGCGCCTACACCGACACGAGCGGAAGCAAGTGATGTGGCAACAGCGGTGTACGACGGTGCCGATGCGGTAATGCTGTCCGCCGAGTCTGCATCCGGGGCCTATCCGGTGGAAGCAGTCCGGATGATGGACAGGATCATTACATCGATTGAAAGCGACCCGCTGCAACGCACGATGATGAATGCGGTCATCCATCGAAAGAACGAAAGTGCGACCGATGCGATCTGCGCGGCGATTCGCACCGTAGCGGATATTCTTCCGGTAGTCGCTACCGTTACTTATACCTCCTCAGGAGCGACGACATTGCGCGTCGCGCATGAACGCCCGCGAACACCGATCCTGAGCCTGACGCCGAACCTTCATGTTTCGCGGCGCCTTGCCTTGGTATGGGGTGTTCATTCGGTCTGTGCGCCCGATGTGGGCAGTATCGAAGAAATGGTCGATAACGCGGTTCGAGCAGCCGCACAGCATGGCTTTAGCGTACCGATGTTGCCGCTAGTGGTTGTCGCCGGCACGCCGTTTGGCGTACCCGGGTCAACCAATCTGATGCGTATTGTGTGGCCGTCATCGACTGCCGCCAGTATTGCAGGGGTGTCGGCGGAAGAACTTGCCACCACCGAACCAAACTCCGGATATCGCATGCGCGATCCTTATTTTTTGCCGATAGGGTCGGAATAA
- a CDS encoding class I SAM-dependent methyltransferase, with product MTAMTPEMEALKTRLKATWMSGDYGHFAKYLEPGALDFLKRLELTPGTRMLDVACGAGQIAIPAARAGVEVTGVDIASNLIEQARTRAKEEGVDAQFDEGDAEMLAYPDASFDVVVSLIGAMFAPRPEHVAAELIRVCRPGGRIVMANWTPEGHVGQMFKTIGKHVPPPALMAPPVKWGDEATVRERLGQGTTGVHTNKRMYPMVYPFPPADVVEFFFKYYGPTNRALAALDTDGQAALREDLVRLWTANNHASDGTTAVDSEYLEVMAIRG from the coding sequence ATGACTGCGATGACCCCCGAGATGGAAGCGTTGAAAACACGCCTCAAAGCAACATGGATGTCAGGTGACTATGGCCATTTTGCCAAATACCTGGAGCCCGGCGCGCTGGACTTCCTGAAACGTCTGGAACTGACGCCGGGTACGCGCATGCTCGACGTCGCTTGCGGTGCAGGACAGATCGCCATTCCGGCGGCGCGTGCCGGCGTCGAGGTAACGGGCGTCGATATTGCATCCAATCTGATCGAGCAAGCGAGGACGCGCGCCAAGGAGGAAGGCGTCGACGCGCAGTTCGACGAAGGCGATGCCGAAATGCTGGCGTATCCGGATGCGAGCTTCGACGTGGTGGTCAGCTTGATCGGCGCCATGTTCGCACCGCGTCCTGAACATGTTGCGGCCGAACTCATCCGTGTTTGCCGTCCGGGCGGCCGCATCGTCATGGCCAACTGGACGCCGGAAGGCCACGTCGGTCAAATGTTCAAGACCATAGGCAAGCATGTGCCCCCGCCTGCCTTGATGGCGCCTCCTGTGAAATGGGGCGATGAAGCAACTGTTCGAGAGCGCCTGGGGCAGGGCACCACCGGTGTGCATACCAACAAGCGCATGTATCCGATGGTTTATCCTTTTCCGCCGGCCGATGTGGTGGAATTCTTCTTCAAGTATTACGGGCCGACAAATCGCGCACTGGCTGCGCTTGACACCGATGGCCAAGCCGCATTGCGCGAAGATCTGGTGCGTCTGTGGACAGCCAACAATCATGCGAGCGATGGTACGACAGCCGTTGATTCGGAATATCTTGAAGTGATGGCGATCCGTGGTTAG